In Halopelagius longus, a genomic segment contains:
- a CDS encoding ABC transporter substrate-binding protein, whose amino-acid sequence MAGCVSTGGSDGGGNGGSNTGTGGESTASMASSANGWAWNIAARALASAAESYNEEKDADVSVEEMGGTTWEQRFQTAITSGKGAPDFSSIQNYDVTAYGSKNGLMDLTDRIDEAGVREDIVEGKWQTVSVDGKDYALPWDIGPTGVFYKRDRYEEAGIDPKSIETWDDFIEAGKQLPDDVAMVNIPTQAVPQMWRMLFRQLGGQPFTEDGAVSINSEESVRAAQLIKDMHDAGITKRIEMWSGGWFTAFSEGTLASIPTAAWMDGTLRAELPDTAGNWGVYKLPAFEKGGTRASNRGGSNMAIPSQIDDEGTVERAWDFIEYAMTTPDVQNMMLEEYGLFPSLTSAYESDIYDEELDFYGGQAVFRLFAEVATEIEPYRYTVDTPEVIDAINTEIGNMLDGKSPEKAMQSAAETVASRTDRDVA is encoded by the coding sequence GTGGCTGGCTGCGTCAGCACCGGCGGAAGCGACGGCGGAGGTAACGGCGGATCGAACACCGGAACCGGCGGGGAGTCCACGGCGTCGATGGCGTCCTCGGCTAACGGGTGGGCCTGGAACATCGCCGCTAGAGCGCTCGCCTCCGCCGCCGAATCCTACAACGAGGAGAAAGACGCCGACGTTTCGGTCGAGGAGATGGGCGGCACCACGTGGGAACAGCGGTTCCAGACCGCGATTACGAGCGGAAAGGGAGCGCCCGACTTCTCGTCCATTCAGAACTACGACGTGACGGCCTACGGGAGCAAGAACGGCCTGATGGACCTCACCGACCGCATCGACGAGGCGGGCGTCCGCGAGGACATCGTGGAGGGAAAGTGGCAGACGGTCAGCGTCGACGGGAAGGATTACGCGCTCCCGTGGGACATCGGCCCGACCGGCGTGTTCTACAAGCGGGACCGTTACGAGGAGGCCGGCATCGACCCGAAGTCGATCGAGACGTGGGACGACTTCATCGAGGCCGGAAAGCAACTCCCCGACGACGTGGCGATGGTGAACATCCCGACGCAGGCGGTGCCGCAGATGTGGCGGATGCTGTTCCGTCAACTCGGCGGGCAACCGTTCACCGAGGACGGCGCAGTGAGCATCAACAGCGAAGAGAGCGTCCGCGCCGCCCAGCTCATCAAGGACATGCACGACGCCGGAATCACGAAGCGCATCGAGATGTGGTCCGGCGGGTGGTTCACCGCGTTCTCCGAGGGAACGCTCGCCTCCATCCCCACCGCCGCGTGGATGGACGGCACCCTCCGCGCGGAGCTTCCGGACACCGCCGGAAACTGGGGCGTGTACAAACTCCCGGCGTTCGAGAAGGGCGGCACCCGAGCGTCGAACCGCGGCGGTTCGAACATGGCGATTCCCTCCCAAATCGACGACGAGGGGACCGTCGAACGCGCGTGGGACTTCATCGAGTACGCGATGACGACGCCCGACGTCCAGAACATGATGCTCGAAGAGTACGGGCTGTTCCCGTCGCTCACCTCCGCGTACGAGTCCGACATCTACGACGAGGAACTCGACTTCTACGGCGGGCAGGCGGTGTTCCGCCTGTTCGCGGAGGTGGCGACGGAGATAGAGCCGTACCGCTACACGGTCGATACGCCGGAGGTCATCGACGCCATCAACACCGAAATCGGGAACATGCTGGACGGCAAGTCTCCGGAGAAGGCCATGCAAAGCGCCGCGGAGACGGTCGCCAGCCGAACCGACCGCGACGTAGCATAA